A region of Lepus europaeus isolate LE1 chromosome 2, mLepTim1.pri, whole genome shotgun sequence DNA encodes the following proteins:
- the PWP2 gene encoding periodic tryptophan protein 2 homolog, protein MKFSYRFSNLLGTVYRRGNLNFTRDGNSVLSPVGNRVTVFDLKNNKSETLPLATRYNVKCVGLSPDGRLAIIVDEGGDALLVSLVCRSVLHRFHFKGSVHSVCFSPDGRKFVVTKGNIAQMYHAPGRKREFNAFVLDKTYFGPYDETTCIDWTDDSKCFVVGSRDMSTWVFGAERWDNLIYYALGGHKDAIVACFFESNSLDLYSLSQDGALCVWHCDTPPEGLRLKAPAGWKAELLQREAEAAEEEEGDEGDEGARETTVRGKAAPPEEERKGKVKYSRLAKYFFNKEGDFNNLTAAAYHKKIHLLVTGFASGIFHLHELPEFNLIHSLSISDQRIASVAINSTGDWIAFGCSGLGQLLVWEWQSESYVLKQQGHFNSMVSLAYSPDGQYIVTGGDDGKVKVWNTLSGFCFVTFTEHSSGVTGVTFTATGYVIVTSSMDGTVRAFDLHRYRNFRTFTSPRPTQFSCVAVDSSGEIVCAGAQDSFEIFVWSMQTGRLLDVLSGHEGPISGLCFNPMKSILASASWDKTVRLWDMYDSWRTKETLALTSDALAVTFRPDGAELAVATLNAQITFWDPENAVQTGSIEGRHDLKTGRKELDKITAKHSAKGKAFTTLCYSADGQSILAGGMSKFVCIYHVREQILRKKFEISSNLSLDAMEEFLNRRKMTEFGNLALIDQDAGEDGVAVPLPGVKKGDMSSRHFKPEIRVTSLRFSPTGRCWAATTTEGLLLYSLDSQMLFDPFELDTSVTPKRIREALRRREFTQAILMAFRLNEQTLVQEALEAVPWDEIEVVSASLPELYVEKVLRFLAASFEASRHLEFYLTWAQRLLLLHGHKLKSRAGALLPAVQFLQRSIQRHLDDLSRLCDWNRYNIQYTLAVSKQRGLKHSLEEAASEGEGEGEEELHLLGAGLGL, encoded by the exons ATGAAGTTCTCGTACCGG tTTTCAAACTTGCTGGGCACAGTTTACCGGCGTGGAAACCTGAACTTCACGCGGGATGGCAATTCGGTCCTCAGCCCTGTGGGGAACAGGGTCACCGTGTTTGACCTTAAGAA CAACAAGTCTGAAACGCTGCCCCTGGCCACTCGGTACAACGTCAAGTGCGTGGGGCTGTCCCCGGACGGCCGCCTTGCCATCATCGTCGACGAAG ggGGCGACGCGCTGCTGGTCAGCCTGGTCTGCAGGTCCGTGCTGCACCGCTTCCACTTCAAGGGCTCCGTGCACAGCGTCTGCTTCTCCCCCGACGGCAG GAAGTTTGTCGTCACAAAGGGCAACATAGCTCAGATGTACCACGCCCCCGGGAGGAAGCGAGAGTTCAACGCGTTCGTCCTGGACAAGACCTACTTCGGGCCCTATGACGAGACCACGTGCATCGACTGGACTGACGACTCCAA GTGCTTCGTGGTTGGGAGCAGAGACATGTCCACCTGGGTGTTCGGAGCCGAGCGCTGGGACAACCTCATCTACTACGCCCTCGGGGGACACAAGGACGCCATCGTGGCCTGCTTCTTCGAGTCCAACAGCCTGGAT CTGTACTCGCTCAGCCAGGACGGCGCGCTGTGCGTGTGGCACTGTGACACCCCACCCGAGGGCCTGCGGCTGAAGGCCCCTGCGGGCTGGAAGGCAGAGCTGCTGCAgcgggaggcagaggcagccgaggaggaggagggggacgaGGGGGACGAGGGGGCGCGGGAGACCACCGTCCGCGGGAAAGCCGCGCCGCCGGAGGAGGAGCGGAAAGGAAAAGTGAAGTACTCGCGGCTGGCCAA GTACTTCTTCAATAAAGAGGGCGATTTTAACAACCTGACAGCTGCGGCGTATCACAAGAAGATCCACCTCTTGGTCACTGGCTTTGCTTCTGGAATCTTCCATCTTCATGAGCTCCCGGAGTTCAACCTCATCCACTCCCTGAG CATCTCAGATCAGAGGATCGCCTCGGTGGCCATCAACAGCACTGGGGACTGGATTGCCTTTGGCTGCTCAG GCCTGGGCCAGCTGCTGGTGTGGGAGTGGCAGAGCGAGTCCTACGTGCTGAAGCAGCAGGGCCACTTCAACAGCATGGTGTCCCTGGCCTACTCCCCCGATGGCCAGTACATCGTCACCGGCGGGGACGACGGCAAG gtcAAGGTGTGGAACACCCTCAGTGGCTTCTGCTTTGTCACTTTCACGGAGCACTCGAGTGGAGTCACAGGCGTGACCTTCACTGCCACCGGCTACGTCATCGTGACCTCGTCCATGGACGGCACCGTACGTGCCTTTGACCTGCACAG GTACCGCAACTTCCGCACGTTCACGTCTCCGCGCCCCACGCAGTTCTCCTGTGTGGCTGTGGACTCGAGTGGGGAGATCGTCTGTGCGGGGGCCCAGGACTCCTTCGAGATCTTCGTGTGGTCCATGCAGACGGGCAGGCTCCTGGAC GTTTTGTCTGGCCATGAGGGGCCCATCAGTGGCCTGTGTTTTAACCCAATGAAGTCCATCCTGGCCAGCGCCTCCTGGGACAAGACGGTGCGCCTGTGGGACATGTATGACAGCTGGAGGACCAAGGAGACGCTGGCGCTGACCTCTGATG ctctggctgtgactTTCCGCCCTGATGGTGCGGAGCTGGCTGTGGCCACGCTGAACGCGCAGATCACCTTCTGGGACCCTGAGAATGCCGTGCAGACGGGCTCCATCGAGGGCAGGCACGACCTCAAGACGGGCAGGAAGGAGCTGGACAAGATCACAGCCAAGCACTCGGCCAAGGGCAA ggccttcaCCACGCTGTGCTACTCTGCCGACGGCCAGAGCATCCTGGCGGGGGGCATGTCCAAGTTCGTGTGCATCTACCACGTGCGAGAGCAGATTCTCAGGAAGAAGTTTGAGATCTCCAGCAACCTCTCCCTGGACGCCATGGAG GAATTTCTGAACCGGAGGAAGATGACAGAGTTTGGCAACCTGGCACTGATCGATCAGGATGCCGGCGAGGACGGCGTGGCCGTGCCGCTGCCAGGCGTGAAGAAAG GGGACATGAGCTCTCGGCACTTCAAGCCTGAGATCAGGGTGACTTCGCTGCGCTTCTCTCCTACTG GGCGCTGCTGGGCGGCCACCACCACCGAGGGGCTCCTCCTCTACTCCCTGGACTCCCAGATGCTCTTTGACCCCTTTGAGCTGGACACGAGCGTCACCCCCAAGCGGATCCGCGAGGCCCTGCGCCGGCGAGAGTTCACCCAAGCCATCCTCATGGCCTTCCGGCTCAACGAGCAGACGCTGGTGCAGGAGGCCCTGGAGGCGGTGCCCTGGGATGAGA TTGAGGTCGTCAGCGCCTCCCTCCCTGAGCTCTACGTGGAGAAGGTGCTGCGGTTCCTGGCGGCGTCCTTTGAAGCGTCCCGCCACCTCGAGTTCTACCTCACGTGGGCGCAGAGGCTGCTCCTGCTGCACGGGCACAAGCTGAAGTCCAG ggcCGGGGCGTTGCTGCCCGCCGTGCAGTTCCTGCAGAGGAGCATCCAGCGCCACCTGGACGACCTCTCCAGGCT CTGTGACTGGAACCGCTACAACATTCAGTACACTCTGGCAGTCTCCAAGCAGCGGGGCCTGAAACACAGCCTGGAAGAAGCAGCTtccgagggggagggggagggggaggaggagctgcacctgctgggggctgggctggggctgtag